TTAGGCATTGCCAGCGCCAGCAAAACAAACGGCCAAACAGTATCAGTCATTGTTTCCGGAGTATCTGCCGTCCACTCAGGCCTTGCCATCGGAGCGATCTATTATGCCAATACTGACGGAAGCCTTACGACATCGGCGGGCAATACGCAAATAGGTCTTGCCGTATCTTCCACCTCGATATTGCTGAACACAGTCAGAGCCCATAACTACAACTTTGCCGATATTGCCGAAGAGTATCTGGTGGAAGGAGAAGGAGAACCGGGAGACATCGTGTCAATATCCAGTACCAGCACAGAACAAAACCCTACTGTTGCCAGATCAACCTCTGCCTACCAGACAAACATCATCGGTATTATCTCCACCAACCCCGCCATTGTCATAGGCCAGCTTCAGCAAGGCAACCATCAGCCCGTTGCCTTAACAGGGCTAGAATCTTTTGATTGCTCCATGGCTCTACCAACAATGAAGCAATGTAGCAATGAAACAATGAAACAATGTAGCAATGCAACAATGAAACAATGTGACAATGGAGTTAGTAGAATCCTTGTCTTTGTGAGCGTGGGGTTTGCGGATCCATATGGAGCGCTTACGCTAAACTCGCTAGGCACGGTAGGCACAGCTTCAAACTCCCCAGCCCCCACTTCCGTGATTGATTACATTATTAGCGACATTCAAGCAGGTCTGCGGAAGCTAGGCGTGTATGTTCAAGAGGGGATTTTGCAGGTTAGCAAGATCGTGGTGAATGAAATAACGAGTAAAAAAGTAATAACAGATGAGCTGTGTATAGGTAGCACATGCGTAACCGAACAAAAATTGCAAGAACTTTTACAAAAAGACATTGGTAATAAAGGTAATAACGCAGAAGAAAAAATTGATGAACATTAGAGTGTTGTGAAAACCCGGCTTATTACAGAGCAACCTGATCAGATTTTAACTTAAAACAAAAAATCGCCAGCGCTGGCGATTTTTTGTTTTAAGCTTTCTAGCCGATAAAATGGTCTAGAATTTCACATGCGCGGAATACTTGCTCAAGTTGTGTATTTGACCCTCGGAAAGGTTCTGCGCTTTTGTTATTGATTGATCTAGCAACTGGGTGCTAAATGAAAGATTATCCCCAACATGCACTTGTGCTGGTCCCATTGCTTTGCGGGCAAAATCTTCGGCATACACACGTTGTTCTGGAGAAAGTGTAATATTTTTGTCTTTCAAGTATCGCGTAATTGCGTGTCTTGCAAGATGCGTCATTCCTTCGCCGCGTACTGCTTGCTCGGTTATAAAATCTCCTTGCTGTGATACTGCCGGTCCTTCAACTTGTATTGTTTTTCCGTCAGGCCCAATTTGCACCCGCATATTGGAATTAGCCGATGATATAGATGATACAGGCGCGCTAGAGTCTTTTTGCGACAGGCTGGCTACAAGTTTTTCGGGAAAATTAGTGGAGAATGAAGGCGCGACGCGGAAAGCGATAAACGCGCCAGCCGCAATAAGAGCAATGCCGGCGATAACCATCATCACGCGCGCGCGGTTTTGCTGAAACCAGATTGCAAGCTGAAAGCCCCACCCATTTGTTCGCGCCCTATCCATAATAGTGTAGAAGTCATCCATTACTAAATCATCACCTGTATTTTTTCCCGATGAAAAACGCGGCCCCTGGTGACCTTGAGAAGGTGAACCGTTTTGTTGTAGTGGAGAATCTTGAGAAAAAGTAAACATAGAGATACGGAAATAAGGGTTAAAAAACCCTTTTTGGGTCGTCGCTCGCTAGGAAGAGAAAGCTTGCTTTCTCTTCTCTTGCTCGCTAGACAATAATTATAATTAAAAATGAAACGGATAATATCCGTTGTTTTTATCGCTATATTAAAGCGATATGTTTGTTAATGAACAAATTCTATTTCAATAGTTATCAATATAACATCTCAAATCTCAAATGTTAAATCGCAAAACTAAAACTCAAATCTCTCAGCCAAGGGCTGATCCGCCTCCGGCGGAAAAACTTTTAATCTGACAGAGAGGAGATTGTAGATTTAAGATGCAGATTTAAGATTTGCCATTTGAGATTTGAGATAAAAACAATCAAATTTATAGTCTTATTAAAATCTAAGATCTCATACTTAGAATTAATACTATTTATTTCTCATTCTGTGCCGCGGATGAAATTACGTCAAGCATTTCATCTAAATCACCATCGAGAATTGCGGTGATGTTGTGCCAATTTTCGTTAATACGATGATCCGTAACGCGATCTTGAGGAATATTGTATGTGCGAATTTTTTCACTTCGCTCGCCGCTGCCTATTTGAGAACGGCGCGCCTCTCCGCGCGCTTTTTCTTCTTTTTCACGCTGTTCTTGTAATATGCGGCTACGCAAAATTGTTAGCGCGATCTCTTTGTTTTCCGCTTGCGAGCGTCCGGCTTGCGAAGCAACGACCGTACCGGTGGGAATGTGGGTTACCCTTACAGCCGAAGATGTTTTATTTACATATTGTCCGCCAGGCCCAGACGCGCGAAAAACGTCTATCTGTAATTCGTCTTGGCGGATTTGAATATCGATCGGTTTTGCTTTTGGCAAAATTGCCACGGATGCCGTGGATGTATGCACGCGACCCGCTTTTTCTGTTTCCGGAATACGCTGTACACGATGTACGCCGCTTTCATATTCTAGGCGCGAAAAAGCGCCCTTGCCATGTATTTCACAAACCGCTTCTTTAATGCCGCCAATTTCCGTTCTGCTTGAATCTAGAATGGTAAATTTCCAATTTTTGCGTTCGGCATATCGTGTGTACATACGCAGAAGGTTTTGCGCGAACAAGGCCGCCTCATCACCACCGACACCAGCTCGTATTTCCATAATCAAATCGTCATATTCTTTATCAGATGTTGTGGGATTAACGAATTCTGTTAGCTGTTTCTCAATGTCAGCCATTTTTTGTTTATCTTCCCGCGCTGTTTCTGTGGCGAGTTGCGCCATCTCCGGATCGGTTTCTTTCTGAGCCATTTCCTCGTGTTCTTTTATCATTTCCTCAAGCTCATTGATTTGTTCCTGGAAGGAGACGATCTGCTCTACAAAAGAGTACCTTTTGGACGCTTCTCGCAGTTCTTGGCTAGACGAAAAAGCTCTCGGGTTGCTTAGTTTACCCGCGAGCTCATCCCGTTCTTTTTTTAGTTCGGAAGTATCATGCATAGCTATGATTTGAGAAGCTGGACATGAATTATATCATCAACGAATAACGAATCTGTTACGAATAAACGAATTGACCAGCATTCGTAATTTAGCGCGGGATTCGCTATTCGTTGATGATGCCATTGAAAATTATTTCGTCTTCAGATCCTCATGTTTCTCCGCTCGTTTACGGAAACGTTCTACGCGGCTGCCTCGTAACGCGCTCTGCGCGCCGGTGTAGAAAGGATGGCAGGCGCTGCAGGTTTCTATCTCAATAGATTCTTTGGTCGCGCCAATAGTAAAAGTAACGCCGCAGGCGCAGGTTACTTTGGCATTAGGGAAATATTTAGGATGAATATCTTTTTTCATAGGATTGAATGAATTTAGTAAGTGTTCCGATTTCTTTTATATAATAGGCGAAAACCGGTATTTTGTAAATCTGGCAGGAAAAAATAGGCAAGGCGGGAGGCTAACAAGCCCCCGCCTCGTAGGATAAGCAGCAGTCCACCTTGGGGTTATTGTTAACTGGCAGAGTTTTTTTGGGGAAGCGACGCGGAGATCGTTGAAATAGCGCTGCGAAGCAATGAAATAATGTCACTGCGAAACCGCACCATCTCGTTGCCAACAAAAAACACACTAACACTCAACAGTGGATGTGGCCACACCTCATCTAGCACCTTACTTTGACCAATATGGAAAGAGGAAAATGTTAGGAGTGCTAGGAACAAGCTCCACCATGCCACAAAGAATACTTCCCCTGGCTTGCGCTTGAGGGCTCCATTGCACTTTGCCTTATAAACTTCCTTTGTGCCGAGGTATACTCCCAAGAGTATAAGGTATATCTCGTTTAGCATTGTCGGCGCTTGGGCAAACCACTGGAAGCCCGCAAAACGCAGAAGGATAATGACAAGATACAGTACAGTAATTCCCGCGCTGAAGCAGAAAAGAAAGTTTTTTATATTTTCCGCAATGACAACGGCATCCACCGTCGCATTGCTATTACCGTTACCATTAAGCAGCGTGTCCGGCTGGGTAGTCATAGCCATCCTCCCTCACTGGTTTTGTTGAAATGTGCTGTATATGGCTTATATCACGATTATCTGCTAAACACAAGCCCCTGCAGAGGAACTGCTCACACCTCTTAAAGATGACGTTACGTTGAGATTAAACCTCGCCAGATTCCATTGTTTCATTGCTCTATCGTTACATTGTTACATTGTTTCATTGTTGCATGGTTTCATGGTTACATAAACAATGAAACAATGGAGCAATGAAGGGTCAATGGGAGCGGTCGGTAATAACTGCTCATGCGTCTTCAAAAATGGTTTATGTAAGCCAAATCATTATTTAGGGGTGTGAGAGGGGTTCCCTCCGCAGAGATGGGGCGCGCGCGTAAGTAAGTATTGCGTACTATTAAATGTTCTGCTATACTTTTTGATATGTTAGAAAAAATTCAATTTACCCCCTTAGATCCTCAAAACTCCAGCTCTCAAGTTGTAGATGAGGGATATATAAGGTCAAACAACAATCCCGTTTCCCGTATTGTTAATCTAACGGGGTTTACAGATGAAGTGGATGCATCAAACGTTTCAGCGAAGTCCAGTCTCGCCAAGCCGAGGCCTTTGGCGGAGGATGGTCTCGCGCAAGGCTACAGCGAGACGAAGCCAGGAATAATAGAGCCTGTTTCGCAAGAAATTGCAAATTTGTTTGCTCGCGGAGCGCATTTTGGGCACCAAAAATCGTACGTGCATCCGTCTATGATGCCATACATTGTGGGCGTTAGAAACAACGTGCACATTATTGATGTACAGCAAACATTAGACAAATTAGAGGTAGCGCGAAATTTTCTTAGCACTCAAGCAACTCAAGGGAAAATTATTCTTTTCGTGGGTAC
This genomic interval from Candidatus Spechtbacteria bacterium contains the following:
- the rpmE gene encoding 50S ribosomal protein L31 produces the protein MKKDIHPKYFPNAKVTCACGVTFTIGATKESIEIETCSACHPFYTGAQSALRGSRVERFRKRAEKHEDLKTK
- a CDS encoding DUF2190 family protein, yielding TISSYGAENVFNAATSQYTSVSALDSTHFVASYMDAGNSSYGTAIVGLTSGTGISSYGNKNALTPRFLVLGIASASKTNGQTVSVIVSGVSAVHSGLAIGAIYYANTDGSLTTSAGNTQIGLAVSSTSILLNTVRAHNYNFADIAEEYLVEGEGEPGDIVSISSTSTEQNPTVARSTSAYQTNIIGIISTNPAIVIGQLQQGNHQPVALTGLESFDCSMALPTMKQCSNETMKQCSNATMKQCDNGVSRILVFVSVGFADPYGALTLNSLGTVGTASNSPAPTSVIDYIISDIQAGLRKLGVYVQEGILQVSKIVVNEITSKKVITDELCIGSTCVTEQKLQELLQKDIGNKGNNAEEKIDEH
- the prfA gene encoding peptide chain release factor 1 → MHDTSELKKERDELAGKLSNPRAFSSSQELREASKRYSFVEQIVSFQEQINELEEMIKEHEEMAQKETDPEMAQLATETAREDKQKMADIEKQLTEFVNPTTSDKEYDDLIMEIRAGVGGDEAALFAQNLLRMYTRYAERKNWKFTILDSSRTEIGGIKEAVCEIHGKGAFSRLEYESGVHRVQRIPETEKAGRVHTSTASVAILPKAKPIDIQIRQDELQIDVFRASGPGGQYVNKTSSAVRVTHIPTGTVVASQAGRSQAENKEIALTILRSRILQEQREKEEKARGEARRSQIGSGERSEKIRTYNIPQDRVTDHRINENWHNITAILDGDLDEMLDVISSAAQNEK